The Alosa sapidissima isolate fAloSap1 chromosome 5, fAloSap1.pri, whole genome shotgun sequence genome has a window encoding:
- the LOC121708915 gene encoding uncharacterized protein LOC121708915 — protein MSFHPVFRFEPSSSELTLRPSAAAEIFVKQGSASGGQVKRADVVRAEARARAWAKHGDLSEQAVLAESELQIGQHRGQTFQWLLSNNVGFAVKILASHQKEREGGDTTTTPQMLNKDALASYAGLYPPMVTAVARRRLCEGSLSAGAGLGDTLVGFGAHSHRTLKSLYDARDQESRTYVAWIRKQKVGARSRMEALKMYVLARDKEPKTAPEPAHVLPPPGASSSDPSDTELLAAAFEVDSLPPRTYRDAPPAAPPAVVPSSSLSSSQQPLEGPGVVALQQTASGKELLPLSWRQTLPEEQQEWVGRALFRRAADGKVALTTQLKLWWYPPGARPLYTQPPATAHAFFQRPFFLWMPYRMWAYHLTCPACGRKLMGAGLYRTVRRVLDRSGWYHMGTEYLQCPSCHKKVAGWSQDILEQLDIAHREQFPAVLTYKLSCDRAVIGLLKERTLGNGVARLRASLVEQHTREWMARSIQYLSVLRKLRAPGAAPQEVSLPDIIKVPGLTWLGGVYVREAMTRLDETRARVTSIFGDLLKMDSTKKIANKLAGGAAGSAAWVTNVGNEYGQVLVSVLTAAEGDGLTNMAAGLMERYRKAGKAPPKVMYVDRDCCVTVGTSAVHKMYHEWHELVVRLDVWHLMRRFARGVTTDSHQLYGLFMARLSFAIFEWDDEDVARLREAKQSVEGRDAHIKLSAKELARHCRRRTRGAAETERLLREVLDTFSGLTDTMGVPLIDRARMEEIWSTQRRHLDCIQDPEGVELYTKTGEVTKGGVRLPVFRCARGSTSLESFHLHQCRFIPGTTASDVHFQVYLLEGLVRWNEDRGRAAVEGGQRAALRCYSAQLQHSFNQLAQEFKGVTLVESYTEPREYTGELLGVEYLYSQTNAVLQDLGDPDAPDGTDEAEEEDGTDTDEGFQEEEEEEEPEEISLLAYHSALLQEPHRVGEASSSQSGPPHPPHPPPGDNRMEVQPVEEEEEDVVGPDGHLGYHHVVALAHALVELRHHAFVTQRQSREVVALWDKLADRDKASVTFPPRHQDKLVKGRFKTSNRHAHTPGVDSVKRVVLGQGAGAAQSPKASRLVEAIMLELCRVHSHEGTTLAGVRINRWGAVMRDYKQIQDNVVNCPALMASTRIQLFDVNQRTLSMWHNQRSKAMMRDTIAIAVPGPSAPQTAAEPLPAPRTLLQQPQQPDQPLQHRLPADASGLAATIRGPLAPELYDIIAALQSATSSSSSAMDTTPSAMDTTPSTSDTQAPSSSIAAATAPAAAPAIAIAGAIPRSTAWRHKVQAEQERRAREEGLFLKPFKKVSRFQCRRCGQPKTREYGHSRYKRETFCARADGGTVEQWLQELKRREREGPLPPP, from the exons ATGTCTTTCCACCCCGTGTTTCGCTTTGAGCCCTCGTCCTCTGAGCTCACCCTTCGGCCCTCTGCAGCCGCTGAAATTTTTGTCAAGCAGGGCTCTGCCAGTGGCGGGCAGGTGAAGAGGGCCGATGTGGTTCGAGCCGAGGCGAGGGCAAGAGCCTGGGCGAAACACGGGGACCTCAGCGAGCAAGCGGTGCTGGCCGAAAGTGAGCTCCAGATCGGCCAGCACCGCGGCCAAACCTTCCAGTGGCTGCTGAGCAACAACGTGGGGTTCGCCGTCAAGATCTTGGCGTCCcaccagaaggagagagagggaggggacacCACAACTACGCCCCAGATGCTCAACAAGGACGCCCTTGCCTCCTACGCCGGGTTGTACCCACCCATGGTGACGGCCGTCGCCAGGCGTAGGTTGTGCGAGGGCTCCTTGTCTGCAGGGGCGGGGCTGGGCGACACGCTGGTGGGGTTTGGTGCGCACAGCCATCGCACCTTAAAGTCCCTGTATGACGCGCGGGACCAAGAGAGTCGAAc CTACGTGGCATGGATACGCAAGCAGAAGGTGGGAGCTCGGTCCAGGATGGAGGCCCTGAAAATGTATGTGCTGGCTCGGGACAAGGAGCCCAAGACCGCACCTGAGCCAGCACATGTCCTCCCACCACCAG GCGCCTCCTCCTCGGACCCGAGCGACACTGAACTGCTTGCTGCCGCCTTCGAGGtcgactctctccctcccc GCACGTACAGGGACGCCCCACCAGCCGCCCCACCAGCCGtggtcccctcttcctctctctcctcctctcagcaGCCACTGGAAGGACCAGGAGTGGTGGCTCTTCAGCAGACTGCCTCCGGCAAAGAG ctgcTTCCCCTCAGCTGGAGGCAGACGCTGCCTGAAGAGCAGCAGGAGTGGGTGGGCCGGGCGCTGTTCCGGAGGGCAGCCGATGGGAAGGTTGCCCTCACGACACAGCTGAAGCTGTGGTGGTATCCACCAGGCGCCCGGCCCCTCTACACGCAGCCCCCCGCCACAGCCCACGCCTTCTTCCAGCGCCCATTCTTTCTGTGGATGCCCTACAGGATGTGGGCATACCACCTGACGTGCCCTGCCTGTGGGCGCAAACTAATGGGCGCTGGACTATACAGGACCGTCCGGAGGGTCCTGGACAGGAGTGGGTGGTACCACATGGGTACAGAGTACCTTCAGTGCCCCTCCTGTCACAAGAAGGTCGCGGGCTGGTCGCAGGACATCTTGGAGCAGCTGGACATCGCGCATCGCGAACAATTTCCAGCTGTTCTGACGTACAA GTTGTCCTGCGACAGAGCGGTGATTGGGCTGCTAAAGGAGCGCACCTTGGGCAACGGTGTGGCTCGCCTCCGCGCCTCCCTGGTGGAGCAGCACACCAGGGAGTGGATGGCGCGGTCGATCCAATATCTTTCCGTGCTCCGCAAGCTGAGGGCACCTGGAGCGGCACCACAGGAGGTGTCGCTCCCGGACATCATCAAGGTGCCCGGACTCACCTGGCTCGGCGGGGTCTACGTCCGTGAAGCCATGACCAGGCTGGACGAGACCAGGGCCAGAGTGACGTCCATTTTTGGCGATCTTCTTAAGATGGACTCCACGAAGAAG ATCGCCAATAAGCTTGCGGGCGGTGCCGCTGGCTCGGCCGCCTGGGTAACCAATGTTGGCAACGAGTACGGGCAGGTACTCGTGTCCGTCCTCACTGCAGCCGAGGGGGACGGACTGACCAACATGGCGGCCGGCCTGATGGAGCGGTACCGCAAAGCCGGAAAGGCCCCTCCAAAGGTCATGTACGTTGACCGGGACTGCTGTGTCACCGTGGGAACATCGGCAGTGCACAAGATGTACCACGAGTGGCACGAGCTGGTGGTCAGGCTTGACGTGTGGCACCTCATGCGACGCTTCGCGAGGGGTGTCACCACAGACAGCCACCAGCTCTATGGCCTCTTCATGGCGAGGCTATCCTTCGCCATTTTCGAGTGGGACGACGAGGACGTCGCCCGCTTGAGAGAGGCCAAGCAGTCCGTGGAGGGGCGGGACGCCCACATCAAACTGTCAGCCAAGGAGCTCGCTCGCCATTGTCGCCGCCGTACGAGGGGTGCGGCGGAGACAGAGCGGCTCCTCCGGGAGGTGCTGGACACTTTCTCGGGGCTGACGGACACCATGGGCGTCCCATTGATCGACCGCGCCCGCATGGAGGAGATCTGGAGCACGCAGCGCCGCCACCTCGACTGCATCCAGGACCCAGAGGGGGTGGAGCTGTACACCAAGACGGGTGAGGTCACCAAGGGTGGTGTGAGGCTCCCCGTCTTCAGGTGTGCACGAGGCTCCACTTCCCTGGAGTCCTTCCACCTGCACCAGTGCCGCTTCATACCAG GTACAACTGCAAGTGATGTCCACTTTCAGGTGTACCTGCTGGAGGGCCTGGTGCGGTGGAACGAGGACCGCGGCAGAGCGGCAGTCGAGGGAGGACAACGTGCGGCGCTGCGTTGCTACAGTGCCCAACTGCAGCACAGCTTCAACCAGCTGGCCCAGGAGTTCAAGGGGGTCACGCTGGTTGAATCCTACACGGAGCCCAGGGAGTACACAG gggaACTCTTAGGGGTGGAGTACCTGTACTCCCAGACAAACGCTGTGCTGCAGGATCTGGGGGATCCCGACGCTCCGGATGGGACAGACGAGGCCGAGGAGGAGGACGGCACTGACACTGATGAGGGCttccaggaagaggaggaggaggaggagccagaGGAGATCAGTCTCCTCGCCTACCACAGCGCTCTCCTCCAGGAGCCCCACAGAGTCGGAGAGGCCTCGTCATCCCAGTCgggacccccccacccaccccacccaccccccggcGACAACAGGATGGAGGTGCAGCcggttgaggaggaggaggaa GACGTCGTTGGGCCAGACGGTCACCTCGGCTACCATCACGTGGTGGCCCTGGCCCATGCCCTCGTGGAGCTGCGTCACCACGCCTTCGTCACACAGCGTCAATCCAGAGAGGTGGTCGCTCTCTGGGACAAGCTGGCGGACCGTGACAAGGCGTCGGTGACCTTCCCCCCCCGCCACCAGGACAAGCTGGTCAAAGGCCGCTTTAAGACCAGCAACAGGCACGCTCACACGCCAGGGGTGGACAGTGTGAAGCG tgtCGTCCTGGGTCAGGGGGCGGGAGCGGCACAGTCTCCTAAAGCCAGCAGGCTTGTCGAAGCCATCATGCTGGAGCTGTGCCGCGTACACAGCCACGAGGGCACGACGCTCGCCGGGGTCCGCATCAACCGCTGGGGTGCCGTCATGAGGGACTATAAGCAGATCCAGGACAACGTGGTCAACTGTCCTGCCCTCATGGCGAGCACCCGGATCCAGTTGTTTGATGTAAATCAGCGGACCCTGTCGATGTG GCACAACCAGAGGAGCAAGGCGATGATGCGGGACACCATCGCCATCGCAGTCCCAGGGCCCAGCGCTCCCCAGACTGCAGCGGAGCCCCTGCCTGCCCCACGGACTCTGCTGCAGCAGCCCCAACAGCCAGACCAGCCCCTCCAGCACCGCCTGCCCGCGGACGCCTCTGGTCTGGCTGCCACCATCCGGGGGCCGCTGGCCCCTGAGCTGTATGACATCATCGCCGCCCTCCAAAGTgccacatcctcctcctcctcagccatgGACACCACCCCGTCCGCCATGGACACCACCCCGTCCACCAGTGACACGCAGGCTCCCTCGTCCAGCATCGCCGCAGCCACTGCTCCAGCCGCCGCTCCAGCAATCGCCATCGCTGGAGCCATCCCCCGCTCTACTGCCTGGAGGCACAAGGTCCAGGCAGAGCAGGAGCGTCGTGCCCGGGAGGAAGGGCTCTTCCTCAAGCCCTTCAAAAAGGTCTCCCGATTTCAGTGCAGGCGCTGTGGCCAGCCGAAGACCCGGGAGTACGGCCACAGCCGCTACAAACGGGAGACCTTTTGCGCCCGGGCCGACGGGGGAACAGTGGAGCAGTGGCTCCAAGAACTAAAGCGGCGAGAGCGCGAGGGGCCACTCCCACCACCCTGA